From one Phocoena sinus isolate mPhoSin1 chromosome 4, mPhoSin1.pri, whole genome shotgun sequence genomic stretch:
- the ACKR4 gene encoding atypical chemokine receptor 4 — protein MALEHNQSTDYYYEENEMNDTHDYSQYEVICIKEEVRKFAKVFLPAFFTIAFIIGLAGNSIIVAIYAHYKKRRTKTDVYILNLAVADLLLLFTLPFWAVNAVHGWVLGKIMCKVTSALYSVNFVSGMQFLACISIDRYWAVTKAPSQSGVQKQCWLICFCVWMAAILLSIPQLVFYTVNHKARCIPIFPYHLGTSMKASIQMLEICVGFVIPFLIMAVCYFITAKTLIKMPNITKSRPLKILLTVVIVFLVTQLPYNIVKFCQAIDIIYSLITNCDMSKRMDVAIQITESIALFHSCLNPVLYVFMGNSFKIYIMKVAKKYGSWRRQRQNVEEIPFDSEDATEPTSTFSI, from the coding sequence ATGGCGCTGGAACACAACCAGTCAACAGATTACTAttatgaggaaaatgaaatgaatgacacTCATGACTATAGTCAGTATGAAGTGATCTGTATAAAAGAAGAGGTCAGAAAATTTGCAAAAGTTTTCCTGCCTGCCTTCTTCACAATAGCTTTCATCATTGGACTTGCAGGCAATTCTATAATAGTGGCGATTTATGCCCATTACAAAAAGAGGCGAACCAAAACAGATGTGTACATCCTGAATTTGGCAGTGGCAGATTTACTCCTTCTATTCACTCTGCCTTTTTGGGCAGTTAATGCAGTTCATGGGTGGGTTTTAGGGAAAATCATGTGCAAAGTCACTTCAGCCTTGTACTCGGTCAACTTTGTCTCTGGAATGCAGTTTCTGGCTTGTATCAGCATAGACAGATATTGGGCAGTAACTAAAGCCCCCAGTCAATCGGGAGTGCAAAAACAATGCTGGCTCATCTGTTTCTGTGTCTGGATGGCTGCCATCTTGCTGAGTATACCTCAGCTGGTTTTTTATACAGTAAATCACAAGGCTAGGTGCATTCCCATCTTTCCATACCACCTAGGAACATCAATGAAAGCATCAATTCAAATGCTGGAAATCTGCGTTGGATTTGTAATACCCTTTCTTATTATGGCAGTGTGCTACTTCATCACGGCAAAGACGCTCATCAAGATGCCAAACATTACAAAATCTCGGCCCCTCAAAATTCTGCTCACAGTGGTCATAGTTTTCCTTGTCACTCAGCTGCCTTATAACATTGTCAAGTTCTGCCAAGCCATAGATATCATCTACTCCCTGATCACCAACTGCGACATGAGCAAACGTATGGATGTTGCCATCCAAATCACAGAGAGCATTGCACTCTTTCACAGCTGCCTCAACCCGGTCCTGTATGTTTTTATGGGAAACTCTTTTAAAATCTACATCATGAAAGTTGCCAAGAAATATGGGTCCTGgagaagacaaagacaaaatgTGGAGGAGATTCCTTTCGATTCTGAAGATGCTACAGAGCCAACCAGTACTTTcagcatttaa